ACGGCGTCATCGCGGCCGCGGATCTGGCCCTGGGCGAACCGGTGCCTCCCAAAATCGAACACTATCTGAAAATCATTCACGGCTCGGCCTACTCCCTGCTGGGCATCATCAACGACATTCTCGACTTCTCCAAGATCGAGGCCGGCAAGTTCGAACTCAAGGAGCGGGTTTTCAGGCTGGGCCAGGTTATCGACCAGGTGATGGAGTTGTTCGTCAACAAGGCGGCCGAAAAGGGTATCGAGCTGCTCGTGGATATGGAGGTGAACGCTCCCAAGCTCCTCCAGGGGGACCCGCTGCGCCTGCAGCAGATTCTCACCAATCTGGTCAGCAACGCCATCAAATTCACCGATACGGGTGGGGTGATCCGGATGGATGTGATGGAACTGCCCGAAACCCAGGAGGCCGCCGCCGGAGATGAAATCGTCCTGGACTTTTCCGTGACCGACACCGGTACAGGCATCGCGCCGGAATACATCGGCCAGCTGTTCGAGCCTTTCAGCCAGGCCGATACCTCCTCCACGCGCAAGTACGAAGGCACCGGCCTGGGGTTGAGCATCTGCAAGCAGCTGGTGACGATGATGGGCGGAGAGATCGGCGTTCAAAGCGAATTGGGCAAGGGCAGCAAGTTTTACTTTACGGTGCGCATGCGCCGTCCAGCGGACGAATCGTTGCCCAGGCTGGTCGTCCCGCAGGATATCCGGGGGCTGAAGGTGCTTGTTGTCGACGATCTGGCCGACAGTCGCACCATCATGCGCAAGATGTTGACCTCTTTGGGCTTCAAAGTGGAAACCCTGCCATCCGGGGTGGACGCCATGCGGCGGCTGCAGCCCGACAAGATGCGCGATGATCCAGTGGAACTGATCATGATGGACTGGAAGATGCCGGAGATGGACGGCATCGAGACATCCAGGAGAATCCGGGAGGAGTTGGGCCTCACCCTGCCCATCATCATGATGACCGCCTTCGGCAAGGAGGAGCAGCGCATTAGGGCGCAGGCCGCGGGTATCAACGGCTACCTGACCAAGCCGATCTATCCTTCCACGCTTTTCGATGCGATCATGGACGGCTTCGGCAAAGAAGGTTTCAAAGCCCCGGGCCGAGAGAAGGAGTTTACGACCAAGGCATCGATTTATCGCAAGCCGTTGAGGGGGGCCAGGATTCTGGTCGCCGAAGACAATCCCACCAACCAGCAGGTGGCCTTGGCCATATTGGAAGGCGCCGGTATGGCCGTCACCATCGTGAACAACGGAGAAGAGGCCGTGCAAGCCGTCCAGGCTGGACCCTTCGACGCTGTGCTCATGGATATTCAGATGCCCCGCATGAACGGCTACGAAGCCACTCGGACAATCCGGCAGATTCCGGAGTTGGCCCATCTCCCCATCGTCGCCATGACGGCGCATGCCATGAAAGGAGACGAAGAGAAGTGCCTGGAGGCGGGGATGGACGGGTACATTTCCAAACCTGTCAACCAGGATCGGCTCTTCCACACCCTCTGGAGAGTGATCCGGGCCCACGGTGGCGATTTGAAATCTATTGCCTCGGCTGCGACGGACATCGAAGCGGGGGTGGGCGGCGATCGCGACGGGGTCAAGCCGGATCGGGAATTATCGGAACCCGAGGTTCCCACCGAACAGCCGTTCATGCTTCCCGCCGCGTTGCCCGGCATCGACATCGGTCGCACCCTGAAGGCCCTCGAGATTGACGGGCCCACATTTATGCGCATTTTAAAAGGGTTTGAAGCCCATCATCGACCGATGGGAGAAAAATTGCGGGAAGCCTTTGCCGCCAGCGATGTCGAGCAAATCCGTCAGGTGGCTCATGCACTCAAGGGGAGCGGCGCGAATATCGGTGCCGCGGCTTTGAGCGCCGCGGCCGCTTCGCTTGAAGAGGCCTCTTCAGGCGAATCCCCGGCGCCGCAGCATCTCGGAAAGCTGATCGATGCCGTGGTGGCCGCTCTGGATCAGGTGCTCACATCGATTCAAACCCTGGAATCGGCCAAGCCCGCTCCGGAGGCGGTTTCGGCGTCTCCCGAAGCGTGCCTGTCTCTGGAAGAGCTGTTACAGGAGCTTGCCGGTGCCGTGGATCGGGCCGATCCGGAACATATTATGAAACTCATGCCTGCCATCGAACAACAGGCGGGCAGTTGTCAACAGATGGACCGGTGCAGTTTAAAGACCCTGGAAACTCAGCTCGCACGCTACGACTATGACGAGGCGCTGGAAACCATTCGAAAGCTATCGAAAAAGGGACAGAAAGTACCATGAACGATTCGCGACCCCTCGTGTTGATTGTGGATGACAATGCCACCAACATCGACCTGCTGGTCAATACCTTACAAACCGATTATCGCCTGGGAATCGCCAAAAGCGGTCCAAAGGCACTGGAATACGTGGGAAAGCAGAAACCGGACCTCGTGCTGTTGGATATCATGATGCCGGATATGGATGGCTTCGAGGTGTGCGAGCGGATGAAGGCCGATCCCGACACCGCCCCCATACCGATCATCTTCATCACGGCCATGACGGAAACCGTCAACAAGACCAAGGGGTTCGAACTCGGGGCGGTGGACTATATCACCAAACCGTTTCATGCCGCGGAGGTCAAGGCACGCATTCGAACCCACCTCTCCCTGGAGGATATGCGGCAGCAGCTGAAGAACCAGAACGTGATTCTGGAAGACCAGGTCGCCCAGAAGACCGCTGAAATCCGCCAGATTCTCAACGCCAGCATCCGCAGCATGGCCCTCATGGTCGAGATCCGGGACCCTTACACTGCCGGCCACCAGCAGCGCGTGGCCGAGCTGGCCTGCGCCATCGCCGAAAAGATGGGGCTGCCGACATCGGCCATCGACGGTATCCGGATCGCCGGCATCCTTCACGATGTGGGCAAAATCCGGATACCGGTGGCGATTCTCAGCCGGGCGGGCCAGCTGCTCGATGCCGAATACGAAATGCTCAAGATTCATCCCCAGGTCAGCTTCGAGATCATCAAGGACATACCCTTCCCCTGGCCGGTGGCCCAGATGGTGCTTCAGCATCACGAGCGGCTGGACGGATCGGGATATCCACAGGGGTTGAAAGAGGACGAGATTTTGAAAGAGGCCAAAATCCTTGCCGTGGCCGACGTGATGGAAGCCAACAGCTCGTTTCGCCCTTACCGTCCTGCCCGGGGAATAGAGACCGCCATGGAGAAACTATTGGCGCAAAAAGGGATCCGCTACGATGCCGAGGCCGTGGAGGCTTGCCTGGCGCTGTTCAACGACAAAAGCTTTAGGTTCGATGCCAACGGCGGGTCCATCCGGCAATTTTTTTAGCCGGTCCAACCGGGATGGATTGCCAGAAAGTCGGTACCAGACGGCGCCGTAAGAAGCTCAAGATCAAGGCGCGCGAAATTCCGTGTCCTGAGGCTTACTGGTCGTACGCCGCAAGGACCACGGGATGAGCGCAACGCAGATATTGGGCTTCTTACGGCGCCGTCAACTTTCATGCCGTCAACATGTTGCCCCACAGCCCATGGATATTGCAATACGCCAGGGCGTAAAACGCCTTGAAATCCTTGATCTGGTTGATCTGAAAGCGGACGTTGGGATTGGAGTAGACCGGCGCCCAGGCCGCCCGGCCCAGGTTGATCACCTGGTTGTTGTCCTTTTTGACGCCATACAGCTCGATCCATGAAATGTGGTGTTCCTGGGTGTTCGGGTGGGGCGTTTCGTGGCCGACCACGACGCGGACGATGTCATGGCCTTCCTTGTACCCCTTGTCCACGGTGACGGTCGGAACATGCTTCTCCTTGCCTTCGCTCTGGCTGCTTTGGATGATGGCCGAAAAATCCATTTTTATTCTCCTTTCCCTGATTTACAACTCCGAGGGTTGGGCCATGGGGATCAAAGCCGGGGATCCACCTGACCGGGGCCGCCGCACTCGGGAAGATAACAGGTCACGTTGATGAATTCGCATTTGCTCTTGCATTCGGGGCAGACCTCGGGTGGTTTCGGGGCGGTGAGTAAAAAACCGCATTTGCTGCACTTCCAATAGGTCAACCCGCAGTTCGGGCAAATGTCGCCTACAAACTGGTTCGAGGACGTGTATCCACAACGCGCGCACGTCCATTGTTTGGGTTCCTCTCCCATACGCCGCCTCCTGTGGTTATCGGGTTAATCGAATCTTTTGGCTGCATTGAGGTGATGAAGTTATAGTCAATGCCGTTAACCTAAGGCGTTTGGTTTTCATCCGGGCGGGGCTAAACCCCGCCCCTACAACGCCCGATCATGGCAACTGCTTCTATTATCATAAGATCTCGTAGGGGCGGGCTTTATACCCGCCCGCAACGCCTGCTTAAGTTAATGACATCGAAGTCATGGTGTTTATCCATTCGCCTCAGGTTTTGGGCATCACGATGATCACTGCGACCAGTACGCCGCCGGCCAGGGCTACCAGGCGGAAGTTCTTTTGCTCCGGCTCGTCGCGGGGCAGCAGATGGGTCGCGCCGACATAGACGAGGGCGCCGGCGGAAAGTGAAAGCGAGGCCCCAACGTACTCTTCTCAATCTTGCTGATTCAGACTCATCGTTTTGGAACGTCCGGAGAAGCGGGTTCCTTCCCGGATGATGCGACCTGTTCCATTGCTTCCAGGGCCTCGCACGCATAGACGACGGCCGGCCCGCCGCCCATCATGATGGCGACGCCCAGGGTCTCCAAAATCTCCTCGCGGGTGGCGCCGGCCCGCATGGCGTCGCGCAAATGATAGACGATGCAACCTTCGCAGTGCGTCGTAATGCCGATCGCCAGTGCCATGAGCTGCTTGGTCTTGGCGTCCAGGGCACCCGGCGCGGTGGTCGCGCCGTTGAGTTGGGCGAATGCCGACATGGGACCGCGCAGATCCCGGGCCAGTCTGGCCGTCATCTGTTGCAGGTGCTTATGGCGTTCTGGGTAGTCGTGTTTCATGGTGTGCATCTCCATTGGGATTGGGGCCGATCGATGACACAGACCGTTTCCGATCTGTCACCCGGAGGTCGCGGACAAGCAGAAGCGTGGCTCAACTGGTACGGGAAGAGAAGTAGCCGAGCATTTCCGACAGGGTGTTGAGCTTGCCGTAATCGGATTCGGGCACGGTGACACCGAGCGCTTCATCGATGCGGATGAAGAAATTCAATGCATCGAACGAGTCGATATCGAGCGCCTTGCGGATATTTTCGTCCGGCCCAAGGGTCGTTGGGTCCGACTCCGGAGCGATACGCTGGAGAATGCCGAATATGACCGTTTTAACCTCTTCCGGGTTCATAACTTCGCAGGCTCCTGAAGATAATGGTTCAAGGCATCGAGAAACTGGGCGCCGCGATGGCCGTCTGTGGCGCGGTGGTCGGCCGAAAGGGTAGCGGTCAGGACCGGGCGTACCCCGAGCATGCCGTTTTCCGCCCAGGGCTGCGCCATGGTCTTGCCGAATCCCACAAGGGCTACCTGGGGCGGGTAGATGACCCCGAAAACCGTCTCCACGCCGAGGTCGCCCAGGTTGGTGATGGTGATGGTGGCATCGGTCATTTCGGAACTGCGCAGGCCGCCGGATCGGGCCCGCTCGATGAGATCCCGCAATCCGGCGATCAGTTCGTCCAGGGACTTGCCGTCCGCATCGAGAATGGCCGGTGCGATGATGCCGCCCTGGCGCAGGGCGATCACGAAGCCCACGTGGACCGCCTCCGATATCCGTTGGTGGTCGTCGATCCAGTGGCCGTTGAGTTCGGGTACATCGCCCAGGGCGAGCACCACCGCGCGAATCAGCGGCACAACGGGCAGGATCCGCTCCTTGATGGGGCGTTTGAGATTCTCGGCGGCCAGCCAATCCAGGGTGCGCTGCATATCGATACGCGTCTGGAGATAGTAGTGGGGGATTTCCCGCTTGGAGCGCGCCATGGCGTTGGCGATGGCCCGCCGCATGGCCGCCGTGTAGTCCTTGGCGACCGGCTTTTCGGAAGGCGGCGCCGCGCCCTTCTGATCGGGTCGTGTGGATGGGGGCGGCGATGGCGCCTTGGCCGATGCTTTCTTCACATCGGCCGCGCTTATGACGCCGTCCGGTCCCGTGCCCTCGAGGCCGGCCAGATCGATACCGCGTTCGGCGGCCAGTTTGCGGGCATAGGGGGAAGCCTTGGCCCGCTCGATCCCGGGCGCGGGAATGATTGGCGGGGTGATTTCTCGTTCATCGGTGGCTGCCGGCGCAATCCGCGCAGTTTTGTCCACCACCTCGTGTCGGGGCGTTTTCGCCAGCGGCCGCGACGGGGGGACGGCGCCGGTATCGGATCGGATGACGGCCATGACCGTGCCGATGGCCACCTTCTGACCCGGTTCGACGAGAAGCGCTTCGACGATGCCGTCTTCGTACACTTCGATCTCGATGGCGGCCTTGTCCGTGTCCACCACGGCGATGATGTCTCTTTTCTTAACGTGGTCCCCGGGTTTGACGCGCCACTCGAGGAGCGTACCCGATTGCATATCCGAGCCCAGGCTGGGCATGCGAAATTCAGCCATCGGCACCCACCATCTTCCGGACCAGGTCCACTATCTTATCGGTTTGCGGCAGCACGGCATCCTCCATGTGTTTGGCATAGGGCATGGGCGCTTCGACGCTGCACAGGCGCTGAACCGGGGCGTCCAGCTCGTAAAAAACGCCTTCCATGATCCGTGCGGCGATTTCGGCCGAGATGCCGCCGCTGCGCCAGCCTTCGTCCACGATGAGCGCACGGTGCGTCCTGGCGATCGAAGTGAGGAACGTCCGCTCATCCAGGGGGCGCAGGGTGCGCAGATCGATGACCTCGACGTCGATGCCCTGCCTGGCGAGGATTTCCGCCGCGTCCAGGGATTTGAAGAGACTGGCCGAGTGCGTGAGGATCGTCAGGTCTTTTCCCTCCCTGCGCACGTACGCCCGGTCGATATCCACCGGGCCGGCATCGGGGGCCAGGGTGCCCTCCATGTTGTAAAGCCCGCTGTTTTCGAAGATCAGCACCGGGTCCGGATCCTCCAAGGCGGTCCAGAGCATGCCGCGCGCGTCCTCGATGGTGGCCGGGCTCAACACCTTGATGCCGGGGATGTGGGCATACCACCCCTCCAGCGAGCGCGAGTGCTGAGCCGCCAGCTGCCGGCCGCCGCCGGTGGCCATGCGGATGACGATGGGAACATTGAACTGCCCGCCGGACATGTACAGATAGAGGGAGGCGTTGTTGATGATCTGGTCGGCGGCCAGCAGGCTGAAGTTGACCGTCATCACCTCAACGATGGGCCGCATGCCGCCCAGGGCCGCACCGATGCCCGCGCCAACGAAACCCGATTCGGACAGCGGGGTGTCTCGTATCCGTTCCGGGCCGAATTCGGCCAGCAAGCCCTTGCTCACTGCGAAGCAGCCGCCGTATCGTCCCACGTCTTCGCCCATGAGAAAAACGCGCTCGTCCTTCTGCAGAGCCTCACGAATGGCTTCGCGCACGGCTTCGCGATAGGTGATCTTTCGCGGCGCCTTGTCGTCACTGGTCATCGCTCCCTCCGTTCCGAATAGACGAAGCGCGTCAGGTCTTCGAGGGGTTCCCAGGTGCACGCCTCGGCGAAGGCAACGGCTTCGCCGATTTCTTGCGCCACCTCGGCTTCGATGGCTGCCACATCGCCATCGCTCAATATCCCTACGCCCTTCATTTTTGCGATGAAGTTCGCAATCGGGCAGCGCTTTTTCCACTCTGCGACTTCCACTTTTTCCCGGTAGAGCTCCGGGTCGTACATGGAGTGGGCCCGGAAGCGATAGGTACGGCACTCCAGGAAATAGGGCGTGCCGCTCGACCGGATCGCCTCGGCCGCCGTTTTTGCGGCCGCCTCGACCGCCAGCACGTCCATGCCGTCCACCGCCGCCGAGGCTACATCGTAGGAGGCCGCCTTGCGGGCGATATCCTGGACGGCGTGCTCGAGTTTCAACGCCGTGCCCATGGCATAGAGGTTGTTTTCGCAGACGAACAACACCGGCAGTTGCCACAACGCCGCCAGGTTCAGGCTTTCGTGGAATTCGCCTTCGGCAACGGCGCCTTCGCCGAAAAAACAGCAGGTGACGCGCCCTTTCTGCTGCATCTTGTCCGCCAGCGCCAGGCCGACGGCGATGGGCAGGCCACCGCCCACGATGGCGTTGCCGCCGTAAAACCGGGTCTTGCCGTCGAACAGATGCATGGAGCCGCCGCGGCCGCGGCTGCACCCCTCCTGCTTGCCGTACATCTCCGCCAGGATACTGCCCGCGCCAACGCCCCGGGTGAGCGCATGGGCATGCTCGCGATAAGTGGCTACGACGGCATCGTCCGGTGTCAGCGCCTGCAGGACGCCTACGGCCACCGCCTCTTCGCCGTCATAGAGGTGTAAGAATCCCCGTATCTTCATGGCACTATAAAGTTCGGCGCATTTCTCCTCCAGGCGCCGGATGCGGATCATGGCGTGCAGCAGATGCAGCGCATGATCGCGGTCCACCGTCGCCGCCTTCTTTTTCCCCTTGCGTTGGGTCGTCATTCCGAATCCTCCAGGGTCGAGAGGTCACCTTCGGGCCATCCGAGCTCCCGGGCCTTGAGCAGCCGCCGCATGATCTTGCCGGCCTTGTTTTTGGGAAGGTTCGACTTGAAATCGATCTCCTTGGGAGCCACGGCCGAACCCAGTTTTTTACGGGCGAAGCCGATGAGCTCCAGGCGCAACTCGTCGCTGGGCGCAAAGCCCGGCTTCAGGGCCACAAAGGCCTTCACCATCTCCCCGATGAGCGGGTCGGGTTTTCCGATGACGCCCGCTTCGGCCACGGCCGGATGCGCCATTAGCATGCTTTCGACTTCGAAGGGGCCCACCATGTGGCCGGACGTCTTTATGATGTCGTCGGCGCGGCCCACGAACCAGAAGTAACCGTCCTCGTCGCGCCTGGCCAGGTCACCGGTGAGATACCATCCGCTGACGAAGCATTTGCGGTAGCGTTCGTCATCGTGCAGATAATTTCGAAACATGGAGGGCCATCCCGGCCTCAGGGCCAGGTCTCCCTGGACGCCCGGCGCCTCGATCACCTCGACCGTGTCGTTGTCCACCCGTTGGACGATGGCGGCCTCGATGCCGGGCAACGGGCGGCCCATGGAGCCGGGCCGGATCTCCATGGCCGGAAAGTTGGCGATCATGATGCCGCCGGTTTCCGTCTGCCACCAGTTGTCGTGGATCGGCAGTCCCATGGCCTTTTCGCCCCAGACCACAGCCTCGGGATTGAGTGGTTCGCCGACGCTGTGAATGACGCGCAGGCGGCTCAGGTCGTTTTCCCGCGCAGGCTCGATGCCCATGCGCATGAATCTGCGGATGGCGGTGGGCGCGGTGTACCAGACGGTGACACGCTGTTCGGCCAGGATGCGGCACCAGCGCACGGCATCGAAATCGGCCTCGTCGACCACGTTGGTGATGCCGTGCAGGAGCGGTGCGATGATGCCGTAAGAGGTGCCCGTGACCCAACCCGGATCGGCCGTGCACCAGAAGACATCGTCCGGGTGGAAATCCATCACATATTTGCCGGTCATGTAGTGGGTGAGCACGGCATTGTGGACGTGGAGGGCGCCCTTGGGCATGCCGGTGGTGCCGCTGGTGAAGTGCAGGAGCGCGATGTCTTCGGGGTCGGTCGGGGGGATGACGAAGGCGTCGGAGGCTTCCGCCATGAGTTTGGGCAGGGAGAGGAGGTCGCCGGCCAGATGGTCGACGGCATCGACAAGGAGAACATGCCCGAGCCTGGGCAGCTTTTCGCGCAGTTGATGCACCTTCTGGCGGTAGTACCGCTCGGTGGTCAGCAGGATTTTCGCGTCACCGCGGCTCATGCGCTGGAAGATCGGTTCGGGGCCGAAAGCAGAGAAGAGGGGGCAGAAGACGCTCGTGTTCTTGAGAGTGCCCAGTGCCGCGACGTAGAGCTCCGGGATGCGGCCGGCCAGGGCGCACACTGTATCGCCTTTGCCGGTGCCCAGTGCCTGGAGAATGTTGGCGAAGCGGTTTGTTCGGGATTTGAGCTCGGCGTAGGTGATGGCGAGTTTCGCCCTCTCGCTGCCGAGCCATTGAAGGGCCACGCGGTCGCGAAGCGGGCCCTCGGCATGCCGGTCCACGGCTTCATGGGCGATGTTGAGCCCCCCGTTCTCCGGGAGCCCCTGGAGTTCCGCGCGGATCGCAGGCCAGGAAAAATCAGCATACGTAGCGTCATAATCCAGAAGGTTCGGAACCTTCTTCATGGATTCCGGATGCTTCTGGATGGAGGTCCAAAACAAGTTCGTACCTCGCTATATGTGGCTTTAAGAGCGATGGGGTTTTCTAAAATATTGACAAAACGGTCGACCTGGAAAGCCAGCGTTTAAAAAAAGAATAGGTCAGCGGTCGGGACCTGTCAATGTTTACGCTCTGTCATCAGCGATTCTAACTGAATGCCATTCATTAAACCCGGCCCGGGTGGGGCAGGTGGCCGATGCCACACGCCAAGCGGTCAAGAGCCAGTAACATGCACGGTGGGCGGCCCAGAAACTCGCTGCGCTCAAACAGTCTGGGCCACTTGTCCGCCGTTTGCATTTAACTGGCTCTATGACCGCAGGCTCACGTGGCCCTGGCCACCTGCCCCATCCGGGCCTGCCATCTCCGCTGCCATGCGAATATTGTTTATCAAACATCCTGCCTTTAAGGGTGAATCACATTCAGTTAGAACCGCTGCTCTGTCATCGTTTCACGGTTGACCAGGAGGCTTACCATGGTCCAATCCTCCGGCCCGCCGGGCATGCCGTTCGGGTTCAGCGGCAGGCCGGTGGCACCATCCCCCTCCAGGTCCAGCCGGCATCTGATGGTGATCCAGATTTCCCGTTGCGCCGTCTCCCATGCCAAGGGCCAATGGAGGGTGAATTGCCTGAGGGGCCGCCGTGGATCGATTTCCAGCACGATGTTGTCGGCATAGGTGAGCCGAGGCAGGGTGTCGGGGCCTTGGCCGCCCTGGTGCCACATTTCGATGTAGAGCCGGCTCCGGTCGGGCACGAAGTGGGGCAGGGCGACCCGAATGTGGGCGGTATGGATGAATCCTTCGAGCGGATTGGCGGCATGAAAGGTTCTCTCCCGGTAGGTGCACGGGTGCTGGAGGGTTTTCGTTTTGGTCAACCGCACGTCGATTTGCGGAGCGAACAGTGCACCGGCGAGTGACGCGCAGGCGGTTTCGGGTCGTTCGCACCATGCGCGAAAACGATCGCCGGTCTCCTTGCGATCCACGAGGAGCCGATGCCTGTTTTGGATCTGCTGGAACATGCCGCCCAGCCGCACCTTCTCTCCGGGCAGGCGCAGATAGAGTCGTCCGTCGCGCAGCTCGAGCCGGCCGCCGTCCTTGATGTGCCAATCCACGATGGTGCCCTGTGCATCGATCCAGAGAAACGATCCGTCGGGCTCTTTCCAGAATTCCATTACCTTGCAGGATCCCGGGTACTTCAACATGTTCCGGTTGCCGCCGA
This Desulfatitalea tepidiphila DNA region includes the following protein-coding sequences:
- a CDS encoding response regulator, whose amino-acid sequence is MGNRKEEAFYGHSMKPFEIDEPGKNSRSVLPANAGIQNLLKILDSDFHRNDGKSEFRTFFEAFKGGHLKIHLRLLILGIVLCLALPAAAAAWAADAPLRIGVLAIRGTDQCLDAWTPTADYLNRQVAGRRFRIVPLTHEQIHPYVREGKVDFILTNSASYVELEYHYRVSRIATLKERHPGGVSTQYGGVVFCRSDRTDIRTFSELTGKSFMAVSEVSLGGWIMAWREFKESGIDPYTDFKSLSFGETHDQVVYAVRDRRVDAGTVRTGTLEALSAEGNIDLSDFYVFPMRHETDEVLPYLCTTRQYPGWPMARVKHTPDSLAEKVSVALLKMPPDAIAAQVSGYAGWTIPSDYQPVHECMKFLKIGPYEDLGRITFSDILHTYGHWIILATALFCIMGGFAMAAMNLNKRMKAANIRLHGEMELRREKERELHLAKEMAESATRAKSEFLANMSHEIRTPMNGVIAAADLALGEPVPPKIEHYLKIIHGSAYSLLGIINDILDFSKIEAGKFELKERVFRLGQVIDQVMELFVNKAAEKGIELLVDMEVNAPKLLQGDPLRLQQILTNLVSNAIKFTDTGGVIRMDVMELPETQEAAAGDEIVLDFSVTDTGTGIAPEYIGQLFEPFSQADTSSTRKYEGTGLGLSICKQLVTMMGGEIGVQSELGKGSKFYFTVRMRRPADESLPRLVVPQDIRGLKVLVVDDLADSRTIMRKMLTSLGFKVETLPSGVDAMRRLQPDKMRDDPVELIMMDWKMPEMDGIETSRRIREELGLTLPIIMMTAFGKEEQRIRAQAAGINGYLTKPIYPSTLFDAIMDGFGKEGFKAPGREKEFTTKASIYRKPLRGARILVAEDNPTNQQVALAILEGAGMAVTIVNNGEEAVQAVQAGPFDAVLMDIQMPRMNGYEATRTIRQIPELAHLPIVAMTAHAMKGDEEKCLEAGMDGYISKPVNQDRLFHTLWRVIRAHGGDLKSIASAATDIEAGVGGDRDGVKPDRELSEPEVPTEQPFMLPAALPGIDIGRTLKALEIDGPTFMRILKGFEAHHRPMGEKLREAFAASDVEQIRQVAHALKGSGANIGAAALSAAAASLEEASSGESPAPQHLGKLIDAVVAALDQVLTSIQTLESAKPAPEAVSASPEACLSLEELLQELAGAVDRADPEHIMKLMPAIEQQAGSCQQMDRCSLKTLETQLARYDYDEALETIRKLSKKGQKVP
- a CDS encoding response regulator, with the protein product MNDSRPLVLIVDDNATNIDLLVNTLQTDYRLGIAKSGPKALEYVGKQKPDLVLLDIMMPDMDGFEVCERMKADPDTAPIPIIFITAMTETVNKTKGFELGAVDYITKPFHAAEVKARIRTHLSLEDMRQQLKNQNVILEDQVAQKTAEIRQILNASIRSMALMVEIRDPYTAGHQQRVAELACAIAEKMGLPTSAIDGIRIAGILHDVGKIRIPVAILSRAGQLLDAEYEMLKIHPQVSFEIIKDIPFPWPVAQMVLQHHERLDGSGYPQGLKEDEILKEAKILAVADVMEANSSFRPYRPARGIETAMEKLLAQKGIRYDAEAVEACLALFNDKSFRFDANGGSIRQFF
- a CDS encoding desulfoferrodoxin family protein, with amino-acid sequence MDFSAIIQSSQSEGKEKHVPTVTVDKGYKEGHDIVRVVVGHETPHPNTQEHHISWIELYGVKKDNNQVINLGRAAWAPVYSNPNVRFQINQIKDFKAFYALAYCNIHGLWGNMLTA
- a CDS encoding rubredoxin-like domain-containing protein — translated: MGEEPKQWTCARCGYTSSNQFVGDICPNCGLTYWKCSKCGFLLTAPKPPEVCPECKSKCEFINVTCYLPECGGPGQVDPRL
- a CDS encoding carboxymuconolactone decarboxylase family protein; its protein translation is MKHDYPERHKHLQQMTARLARDLRGPMSAFAQLNGATTAPGALDAKTKQLMALAIGITTHCEGCIVYHLRDAMRAGATREEILETLGVAIMMGGGPAVVYACEALEAMEQVASSGKEPASPDVPKR
- a CDS encoding acyl carrier protein, with product MNPEEVKTVIFGILQRIAPESDPTTLGPDENIRKALDIDSFDALNFFIRIDEALGVTVPESDYGKLNTLSEMLGYFSSRTS
- a CDS encoding dihydrolipoamide acetyltransferase family protein, which translates into the protein MAEFRMPSLGSDMQSGTLLEWRVKPGDHVKKRDIIAVVDTDKAAIEIEVYEDGIVEALLVEPGQKVAIGTVMAVIRSDTGAVPPSRPLAKTPRHEVVDKTARIAPAATDEREITPPIIPAPGIERAKASPYARKLAAERGIDLAGLEGTGPDGVISAADVKKASAKAPSPPPSTRPDQKGAAPPSEKPVAKDYTAAMRRAIANAMARSKREIPHYYLQTRIDMQRTLDWLAAENLKRPIKERILPVVPLIRAVVLALGDVPELNGHWIDDHQRISEAVHVGFVIALRQGGIIAPAILDADGKSLDELIAGLRDLIERARSGGLRSSEMTDATITITNLGDLGVETVFGVIYPPQVALVGFGKTMAQPWAENGMLGVRPVLTATLSADHRATDGHRGAQFLDALNHYLQEPAKL
- a CDS encoding alpha-ketoacid dehydrogenase subunit beta; its protein translation is MTSDDKAPRKITYREAVREAIREALQKDERVFLMGEDVGRYGGCFAVSKGLLAEFGPERIRDTPLSESGFVGAGIGAALGGMRPIVEVMTVNFSLLAADQIINNASLYLYMSGGQFNVPIVIRMATGGGRQLAAQHSRSLEGWYAHIPGIKVLSPATIEDARGMLWTALEDPDPVLIFENSGLYNMEGTLAPDAGPVDIDRAYVRREGKDLTILTHSASLFKSLDAAEILARQGIDVEVIDLRTLRPLDERTFLTSIARTHRALIVDEGWRSGGISAEIAARIMEGVFYELDAPVQRLCSVEAPMPYAKHMEDAVLPQTDKIVDLVRKMVGADG
- the pdhA gene encoding pyruvate dehydrogenase (acetyl-transferring) E1 component subunit alpha codes for the protein MTTQRKGKKKAATVDRDHALHLLHAMIRIRRLEEKCAELYSAMKIRGFLHLYDGEEAVAVGVLQALTPDDAVVATYREHAHALTRGVGAGSILAEMYGKQEGCSRGRGGSMHLFDGKTRFYGGNAIVGGGLPIAVGLALADKMQQKGRVTCCFFGEGAVAEGEFHESLNLAALWQLPVLFVCENNLYAMGTALKLEHAVQDIARKAASYDVASAAVDGMDVLAVEAAAKTAAEAIRSSGTPYFLECRTYRFRAHSMYDPELYREKVEVAEWKKRCPIANFIAKMKGVGILSDGDVAAIEAEVAQEIGEAVAFAEACTWEPLEDLTRFVYSERRER
- the acsA gene encoding acetate--CoA ligase — encoded protein: MFWTSIQKHPESMKKVPNLLDYDATYADFSWPAIRAELQGLPENGGLNIAHEAVDRHAEGPLRDRVALQWLGSERAKLAITYAELKSRTNRFANILQALGTGKGDTVCALAGRIPELYVAALGTLKNTSVFCPLFSAFGPEPIFQRMSRGDAKILLTTERYYRQKVHQLREKLPRLGHVLLVDAVDHLAGDLLSLPKLMAEASDAFVIPPTDPEDIALLHFTSGTTGMPKGALHVHNAVLTHYMTGKYVMDFHPDDVFWCTADPGWVTGTSYGIIAPLLHGITNVVDEADFDAVRWCRILAEQRVTVWYTAPTAIRRFMRMGIEPARENDLSRLRVIHSVGEPLNPEAVVWGEKAMGLPIHDNWWQTETGGIMIANFPAMEIRPGSMGRPLPGIEAAIVQRVDNDTVEVIEAPGVQGDLALRPGWPSMFRNYLHDDERYRKCFVSGWYLTGDLARRDEDGYFWFVGRADDIIKTSGHMVGPFEVESMLMAHPAVAEAGVIGKPDPLIGEMVKAFVALKPGFAPSDELRLELIGFARKKLGSAVAPKEIDFKSNLPKNKAGKIMRRLLKARELGWPEGDLSTLEDSE